From the genome of Ostrinia nubilalis chromosome 1, ilOstNubi1.1, whole genome shotgun sequence:
TTCATATTTAAGGGCATCTTTCGATATTGGTATCACTTGTTCCTCTGCTGCCATTTCTGGTTTAGATCCCAACCGTGAGTAAATAGGCTTCACAGGCACATTTGTTGTGGCTGTTTTAACAGTGTCAGAATTCCCAAGTCTTGAAAAGACAGTGTTTTTGATGGCAGGACCTGAATCAAAGCAATCATTTTGTGAATGATATGACTAGGTAACTATAAATGCAAAACAATCAttgattttattacaattttggCTAAAATAAGTACCTTCTTTAATCTGTGGACTTTTGACAGTTGCATTAAAACGTATCATTCGCGCCTTTTTTGTACTGGAATCAGCCATCTCAGCAACTCTAAtaagataaaagatattattttgaaTCAAGTTTCTATacatataaattaattttaagctttttgtttattacaatCACTTACTTGGTTTCAACTAGCTTTCTTTTCTGTGCAGTAGCAGTAGGTGACGTCTCCGGAATTTGAGGGTTTCGAGTGTAATGTTCCAGCATGCGACTTGCagctgaaataatatttaacatcttttgaaaatctatatctataaaagcgaaaggttactgattgactgactcatcacgaaatctcagaaactacaagtgctaggagtctcaaattttgcatggggttcataggtgctcactaagacaggattatgaaaaattcaactcctaagggggtaaaacgggaaccacgcgtacgaagtcgcgggcagccgctagtagTTTATAACTATCATAATAAGTTAAAGCACTTGCTAttgaatgtaaaataaaaaaataactaacaAAATGTTACATTTTCTCTCTCATACTTACGTGAAGATGGCTGTGTGACCGTTGATCGTCCAGTTACGGCTGCTACAGGCACTTTGGGAGGGGCTGTTGTGCTAAGAACCCGGTCTCGTGCTGTATTTTCATGTACTTGCTTGGCATGCCttcaaaaaatgttatttatgttaATCTTCAAACATGGAGATAACGGACAGAGCAAGTGtacaatattatttgtttaattattcATTCACctctaagtattttttttacaaagtgcTTACCTCAAAATAGCAATTACGTCTCCCATCCTTGATATGCCCATGTCCCTTAGATACTCCTTGTTGAGGTCCAGCAGCATGTCACTCTGTATCCTGTTCTCTGTGAAGGTCAGCGCGTATGTCGCTGCGACGTCCGACGGAATGCCAGCCGTCGTGAAGAAGCTCACCCACATGCCTgcaaatagaaacaataaataCCACACAATTCACAAGATATACATTAAATACCACGTATTAATTCACAAGTACGCACTtaaaacgggaaatatttattatattggaGTTAGACAACTagctattttaatttacaaatagTTTTGTCACAGCTTTATTACTTGCCAATGCAAACCACCATTATAAGAATTAACACATTAAACAAGTGCACTATTAAGATACTGTTTTTGGGATATTGGAGTGCTAAAACAGCTGTCCTAACATGTTAAAAAAACAATTCAATAGCTTGCAAACACACTCATCTTCGCAAGAAATTGGGTAACCTTGATAAAGTTGTGGGCGATGaattattcttaaaataaacttaacttaTGACTTACCAGTTAAATTAGAATCCATGGTgatttataaaaagaaagatTATGATAAATTCACAACAGAAATCACAGAAATATCAAATTTCAGAATTCATTGATTGAAAATACGACGTTTTTCCATCGACGACCATTGACAACAATGACATTAATGACAATTCAACAATTGACATACGCTCTATAGTCTGTGGTTTTTTGACAGCCAACAAcatgattttttaattaaaagcaaGCAAGCATTGGTTTCGGCGTGGTTTCGGGCTAGAAAGCAGTACAATACCTGTGAATATTATACCTACACTACAATGTCTATGTTATTATGTATCAGTTATATAGGAACAGCAAAGATCCTTAATTTACTCTTAATTAAgaaatcaaaaagttttttaattaatttttcgcgaagcaaattatattttaaaataatttttatcatCCACGTCGAACTTTAATGTTGTAGAAAGAAACGTTTTTTTGTTATTGCCTAATGCCTGCTGAATGACAGTAGTGACAGCAAACA
Proteins encoded in this window:
- the LOC135074833 gene encoding uncharacterized protein C19orf47, whose product is MDSNLTGMWVSFFTTAGIPSDVAATYALTFTENRIQSDMLLDLNKEYLRDMGISRMGDVIAILRHAKQVHENTARDRVLSTTAPPKVPVAAVTGRSTVTQPSSPASRMLEHYTRNPQIPETSPTATAQKRKLVETKVAEMADSSTKKARMIRFNATVKSPQIKEGPAIKNTVFSRLGNSDTVKTATTNVPVKPIYSRLGSKPEMAAEEQVIPISKDALKYEGILKSPAPPVSKKTVTVTTSSKNNMRKIAIGRTMRADETPVSVKDKLNLPKSKSVKFSNHIEYKEIETVKKTNVAVKGGKQFTTFFNKPERRLSMPEGSNGVKARLGAKNPNNLTITRNVFNRLGV